Genomic DNA from Anomalospiza imberbis isolate Cuckoo-Finch-1a 21T00152 unplaced genomic scaffold, ASM3175350v1 scaffold_1207, whole genome shotgun sequence:
ACGAGGAGATAATGAGGAGATAACGAGGAGATAACGAGGGATAACGAGGAGATAATGAGGGGATAATGAGGAGATAACGGGGAGATAACGAGGGGATAACGAGGAGATAACGAGGGGATAACGGGGAGATAACGAGGGGATAACGAGGAGATAACAAGGGATAACGGGGAGATAACGAGGGGATAACGAGGGGATAACGAGGGATAACGAGGAGAGAACGAGGGGATAACGAGGAGATAACGGGGAGATAACGAGGGGATAACGGGGAGATAACGAGGGGATAACGAGGAGATAACGAGGGATAACGGGGAGATAACGAGGGGATAACGAGGGGATAACGAGGAGATAACGAGGAGAGAACGAGGGGATAACGAGGAGATAACGGGGAGATAACGAGGGGATAACGAGGAGATAACGAGGGATAACGAGGAGATAACGAGGGATAACGAGGAGATAACGAGGGGATATCGAGGAGATAACGAGGGGATAACGAGGGGATAACGAGGAGATAACGGGGAGATAACGAGGACAGAACGAGGAGATAACCAGGAGATAACGGGGGGATAATGAGGAGATAATGAGGGGATAACGAGGGATAACGAGGGGATAACGAGGGATAACGAGGAGATAACGGGGAGATAACGAGGAGATAACGAGGGGATAACGAGGAGATAATGAGGGGGATAACGAGGAGATAACGGGGAGATAACGGGGAGATAACGAGGGGATAACGAGGGATAACGAAGGGATAACGGGGGGGACAACGAGGGGATAACGGGGAGATAACGAGGGGGATAACcacccaaacccctccaggacccccccaaactcaccaggacccccaaaattccccagaatcccttcaggaccccccaaaatccccaaaaatccctccaGGACCCGCAAAGTCCCCTCAAAACCTCTCCAGGACACCCTAAAACCTCTCCAGAAcaacccaaaatcccctcaaaaccTCTCCGGGACACCCTAAAaccccctccaggaccccccaaaatcccccaaaacccctccaggaccccccaaaatccactctaaacacctccaggaccaccccaaaatccccctaaacccctccaggaccccccaaatccccctaaCCCCTCCAgaacccctcaaaatcccctcaaaaaaCCCTCCGGGACACCCTaaaacccctccaggaccccccaaaatcccccaaaacccctccaggaccccccaaaatccactctaaacacctccaggaccacccaaaatccccctaaacccctccaggaccccccaaatccccctaaaCCCCTCCAgaacccctcaaaatcccctcaaaaacCCTCCGGGACACCCTaaaacccctccaggaccccccaaaatccccataaacccctccaggaccccccaaatccctccagggccccccaaaatccacccaaaacccctccagcaccacccaaacccctccaggaccccccagaatcccccaaacccctccaagaccccccaaaattccccaaaacctctccaggaccccccaaatccctccaggacccccccaaatcccccccaaaacccctccaggaccccccaaaacccctccaggaccccccaaaatccccccaaaccccttcaggatccccaaaatccccctaaaCCCCTCCAcgacccccaaaatccccctaaacccctccaggacccccaaacccctccaggaccccccaaaatcccctcaaaaccTCTCCGGGAcaccctaaaccccaccaggacccccccaaaatcctccctaaacccctccaggaccacccaaaatccacccaaaacccctccaggcccccccaaatccctccaggaccccccaaaatcccctcaaaaccTCTCCAGGACCCCCTAAACCtcaccaggacccccccaaaattccccagaatccctccaggaccccccaaaatccccccaaaaccctcccaggacatcctAACACCTCTCCAGGACCCCCTAAAATCCCCTCAAAAACCCTCTGGGACACCCTaaaacccctccaggacccccaaaacccctccaagacccccaaaacccctcccgAACCCTGCAAAATCCCCCCAGATCCCTCCaggatcccccaaaatccccccagatcCCTCCaggatcccccaaaatccccccaaaacccctccagaACCCTGCAAAATCCCCCCAGATCCCTCcaagaccccccaaaatcccctcaaaaccTCTCCGGGACACCCTAaaatccctccaggaccccccaaaatccacccaaaacccctccagcaacacccaaacccctccaggaccccccagaatccccccaaaccccttcaggatcccccaaaatcccctcaaaaccTCTCCAGCaccacccaaaaccccaccaggaccccccaaaatccacccaaaacccctccaagacccccaaaatccctccaggacccccccgaatccccccaaactcctccaAGACACCCAAAACCCCTCCAAGACCCCCCCGAAATCCCACCTCACCTCCCATCGTGCTTGCCCAGCGGCTCGTCGTAGCGCACCCCCACCCAAAATCCCGGCTTGAAATCCGTCTCACCTTGCCGGGCGAGAAAAACCAccggaggaaaaaaaaagaaaaaaaaaaaaacgtgaaaaaaaacaaaaccggGAATTCCACAATTCTGGCCCGGGAAGGCACCAAGGGGGGACAAAGAGGGGACAAAGAGGGGACAAAGGGGGGACAAAGAGGGGACAAAGAGGGGACAAAGGGGGGACAAAGAGGGGACAAagaggggacacggaggggacaaAGAGGGGACACGCACCCACGAAGGCGATGGTGCCCCTGCGGCAGGGCTGGCCGGGCACACGGACCTCGCAGCGGGCGCCGAgcgggcagcgcggccgcggccgccgcctccTGCGCCCGGCGCTGCTCCCGCTCCCGTTCCCGCTCCTGCTCCCGCTCCCGGTCCCAGCGGCCCCACGAGCGCTGCCGCAGGAACGAGCGCACCGACtctggggacatcgaggggacatcaggggtggcgctccggggacagggacacgctgGTCCCGCTCCGGATCCCGTTCCCGATCCTATTCCCGTTCCTATTCCTGTTCCTATTCCCGTTCCTATTCCCGTTCCTATTCCTGTTCCTATTCCCGATCCTATTCCCGTTCCTATTCCTGTTCCTATTCCCGTTCCTATTCCCGTTCCTATTCCTGTTCCTATTCCCGCTCCTATTCCTGTTCCTATTCCTGATTTATTCCCGTTCCTATTCCCGTTCCTATTCCCGTTCCTATTCCTGTTCCTATTCCCGTTACTAttcccgttcccaatcccgCTCCCGGTCCCAGCGGCCCCACGAGCGCTGCCGCAGGAACGAGCGCACCGACtctggggacatcgagggacacCAGGGGTGGCGctccggggacagggacacgctgGTCCTGCTCCAgatcccgttcctgatcctattcccgttcccattcctgatcctgttcctgttcctattcctgttcccgatcccgtTCCCGGTCCCAGGAGCGCAGGGACGCTCTGGGGACATCGAGGAGACATCGGGGGACACCAGGGGTGGCGctccggggacagggacacgctgGTCCCGCTCCGgatcccgttcctgatcctaTTCCCGATTTATTCCCGTTCCTATTCCTGTTCCTattcccattcccgatcccgttcccagtcccagtggccccaggagcacaggggacgctctggggacatcaggggacatcaggggtggcactctggggacagggacacgctgGTCCCGCTCCAGATCCCGTTCCCATTCTGAGTCCCATTCCCGATTCTATTCCAGATCCTGTTCCCCGCTCCTGCTCCCGCTCCCGGTCCCAGCGGCCCCACGAGCGCTGCCGCAGGAACGAGCGCACCGACtctggggacatcgagggacacCAGGGGTGGCGctccggggacagggacacgctgGTCCTGCTCCGgatcccgttcctgatcctaTTCCCGATCCCGTTCCCGTTCCTGATCCCGTTCCCGATCCTATTCCTGGTCCCATTCGCGGTCTCAGCGGCCCCATGAGCGCAGGGACGCtctggggacatcgaggggacatcGGGGGCGGCGctccggggacagggacacgctgGTCCCGCTCCGGATcccgtccccattcccattcctggtcccgttcccgttcccattcctgATCCCGTTCCCGATCCTATTCTTGATTtattcccgttcccgttcctgATCCCGTTCCCCGATCCTATTCCTGATTTATTCCCGTTCCTGTTCCtattcctgttcccattcccggtcccagCGGCCCCAGGAGCGCAGGGACgctgtggggacaccaggggacatcgagggacatCAGGGGTGgcactctggggacagggacaacgCTGGTCCTGCTCCGgatcccgttcctgatcctattcccgttcccattcctgatcctgttcctgttcccattcctgttcccgatcccggTCCCAGCGGCCCCAGGAGTGCAGGGACGCTgtggggacatcgagggacatCGGGGGACACCAGGGGTGGCActccggggacagggacacgctgTCCTCTTGTCGTAGTCGCTCTCGGCCATCCCGTACTCGGTCACTTGGAACGCGGCCCCAAcacccccgatgtccccagggtgtccccgatgtccccaaacccccaatgtccccaatgtccccaaacccccaatgtccccaacatcgccaatgtccccaaaccccccaatgTCCTGaaactcccccaaaccccataatgtccccaatgtccccaacccccccaatgtccccaatgtccccaacccctccaacgtccccaacgtccccaaaccccccaatgtccccaacccccccaatgtccccaaaccccccaatagtccccaacccccccaatagtccccaacccccccaatgtccccaaacccccaatgtccccaatgtccccaacccctccaatgtccccaacgtccccaaaccctccaatgtccccaacgttcccaatgtccccaaaccccccaatgtccccaatgtccccaacccccccaaaatgtccccaacccTTCCAacgtccccaaacccccaaaccccccaatgtccccgaaCCCTCCAacgtccccaacgtccccaatgtccccaaacccccaaaccccccaacgTCCCCCAACCCCTCCaacatccccaatgtccccaatgtccccaaaccccataacgtccccaatgtccccaaccccctccaatgtcccccaaacccccaaccccccaacgtccccaaaccccccaacgtccccaaacccccaaacccctcaacGTCCCCAACCCCcacaatgtccccaaacccccccaatgtccccaaacccccaaaccccccaatgtccccaacccctccaacgtccccaacgtccccaatgtccccaaaccccataatgtccccaacgtccccaaaccctccaatgtccccaaacccccaaagtccccaaacccctccaacgtccccaacgtccccaaaccccccaatgtccccaaaccccccaatgtccccactgtccccaatgtcccataACGTCCCCAACGTCCcaatgtcccaaatgtccccaacccccgcaatgtccccaacccccccaacatccccaatgtccccaaaccccatatgcccccaacatccccaatgtcccaaatgtccccaaacccccaatgtccccaatgtccccaacccctccaatgtccccaacgtccccaaaccctccaacgtccccaacatccccaatgtccccaacccctccaacatccccaacgtccccagtgtccccaatgtcccccaaaccccataaTGCCCCCCAACatcccccaatgtcccaaatgtccccaaacccccaatgtccccaatgtccccaacccctccagtgtccccaacgtccccaaaaccctccaacgtccccaacgtccccaatgtccccaaaccccacaatgtccccaacgtccccaatgtccccaaaccccccaatgtccccaaaccctccaacatccccaacgtccccaatgtccccaaaccccataatgtcccccaacgtccccaaacccccaacgtccccaaacccctccaacgtccccaacgtccccagtgtccccaaaccccataatgtccccaacgtccccaaacccccaacgtccccaaacccctcccaacgtccccaacgtccccagtgtccccaaaccccataatgtccccaacgtccccaaacccccaacgtccccaaacccctccaacgtccccaacgtccccagtgtccccaaaccccataatgtccccaacgtccccaaaccccccaatgtccccaaccccgtaatgtccccaacccctccaaccccccccaatgtccccaaaccccccagccccccccgcGACGTCCCCGACgtccccaaggccacctgtcCTCTTGTCGTAGTCGCTCTCGGCCATCTCGTACTTGGCCACTTGCGTCACGTCCTCGAACTGCCCGGCGCGGGCCCCGCTCCGGTCGGTCACCTGCCGCGGGGGTGGCACCGTCCCTTCAGCGGGGGCCGTCCCCGCCTCGGGGACACCGGCGGGGGGACGGGGGGACGCCGGGGACACGCACGTGCACGCGGCAGCCGTCGGCGACGGGGTAGGAGCCCAGCAGGGCCTCGTCACAGTCCCAGCGTGCCCAAGGGCTCGTCCTCGGCGCCGAAGAGCTCCAGCTCCATGCAGGACGCGGGGGAGCCCACCACCAGCTCCAGTTTGCACTGGGAACAGGGAaagggggacactggggacactggggacactgggagtggcactggggacactgggagtgacactggggacactgggagtgacactggggatggcactggggacactggggacactgggagtggcACAAGGTCCCCCACCACCAGCTCCAGTTTGCACTGGGAACAGGGAaagggggacactggggacactgggagtggcACAAGGTCCCCACCACCAGCTCCAGTTTGCACTGGGGGAACAGGGAaaggggggacactggggacactggggacactgggagtggcactggggacactgggagtggcactggggacactggggatggcactgggagtggcactggggacactggggatggcactggggacactggggacactgggagtggcACAAGGTCCCCACCACCAGCTCCAGTTTGCACTGggaacagggaaaaggggacactggggacactggggacacgggggatggcactggggacagtggggatggcactggggacactggggatggcactggggacactgggagtggcactggggacactgaggatggcactggggacactgggagtggcactggggacactgaggatggcactggggacactggggacactggggatggcactggggacactggggatggcactggggacactgggagtggccctggggacactggggatggcactggggacactgaggatgacactggggacactggggacactggggatggcactggggacactggggacactggggacactggggacactgggagtggccctggggacactggggatggcactggggacactggggacactggggacactggggacactgggagtggcactggggacactggggatggcactgggggaCGGCACTGGGGacggcactggggacactggggatggcactggggacactgggagtggcactgggcacactgggaatggcactggggacactggggacactggggatggcactggggacactgggagcagcactggggacGTTGAGGATGGCactggggatggcactggggacactggggacagacaggtttgggggtccctgtcccagttttgggggtcccggtttCGGGTCAGGATTTGGGGATCCCAGTTCTGGTTTGGGGTTCCCCGGTCCcagatttgggggttcccggtcccggatttggggttcccggtCCCAGATTTAGGGATCccagtttgggatttggggttcctgtCCCGGTTTGGGGGTCCTTGTCCCAGATTTGGGGCTCCCAGTTCTGGTTTGGGGTTCCCACTTTGGGATTGGGGGTTCCTGTCCCTGTTTGGGGTTCCCcactttgggatttggggctccCAGTTCTGGTTTGGGGTTCCCGGTCCCACATTTGGGGCTCCCAGTCCCGGTTTGGGGATCccagtttgggatttggggatcccagtttgggatttggggttcccggtCCCAGATTTAGGGTTCCCAGTTCTGGTTTGGGGTTCccattttgggatttggggttcccagttCTGGTTTGGGGATCCCAGTTTGGGATTTCGAGCTCCTGGTCCCGGTTTGGGGTTCccagtttgggatttggggttcccggtGCCGGTTTAGGGCTCCTTGTCCCAGATTTGGGGATCccagtttgggatttggggttccagtcccggatttggggttcccggtCCCAGATTTGGGGCTCCCAGAGCcggtttgggggttcccggtcccggatttggggttcccggtcccggatttggggttcccagttCCAATTTGGGGTTCCCGGtccgggatttggggttcctggtcccggatttggggttcccagtctgggatttgggggtcccagtccgggatttgggggttccctgTCCCGGATTCGGGGTTCCCAGTCCcagatttggggttcccagtcccagtttgggggttcccagtcCCGGATTTGGGGTTCCAGTCCCAGATTTGGGGTTCCTGTCCcggtttgggggtcccggtccgggatttgggggtccttgtcccggttttggggttcccactttggaatttggggatcccagtttgggatttggggttcccagtcCCAGATTTGGGGTTCCCTGTCTCGGTTTGGGGTTCCCggtccaggatttggggttcccagtcCCAATTTGGGGTTCCCGGtccgggatttggggttcccagtcccggatttggggttcccggtCCGGGATTCGGGGTTCCTGTCccattttgggggttcccggtccaggatttgggggttcccggtccaggatttgggggttcccggtCCTCTTTTGGGGTTCCCTGTCCCGGTTTTGGGATTCCCGGTCCGGGATTTGGGGCTCCCAGAGCCGGTTTGGGGATCccagtttgggatttggggttcccagtcCCGGATTTGCGGTTCCCGGTCCcggtttgggggttcccggtcccggtttgggggttcccagtcCCGGATTTGCGGTTCCCGGTCCcggtttgggggttcccagtcCCAATTTGGGGTTCCCGGtccgggatttgggggtcctCTCCCGGTTTGGGGTTCCCGGTCCGGGATTCGGGGTTCCCAGTCCCAATTTGGGGTTCCCGGtccgggatttgggggtcctCTCCCGGATTCGGGGTTCCTGTCCCGGTTTTGGGTTCCCGGTCCGGGATTCGGGGTTCCCTGTCCCGTTCCTGGGTTTCCCGGTCCCATTCCC
This window encodes:
- the LOC137465955 gene encoding LOW QUALITY PROTEIN: tubulin-folding cofactor B-like (The sequence of the model RefSeq protein was modified relative to this genomic sequence to represent the inferred CDS: deleted 2 bases in 2 codons), with the protein product MNGGGTGPGPVWLAVSSSLNAFRACKRFSPALTIAELKCKLELVVGSPASCMELELFGAEDEPWARWDCDEALLGSYPVADGCRVHVTDRSGARAGQFEDVTQVAKYEMAESDYDKRTESVRSFLRQRSWGRWDREREQEREREREQRRAQEAAAAAALPLGARCEVRVPGQPCRRGTIAFVGETDFKPGFWVGVRYDEPLGKHDGSVGGRRYFECPPKFGAFVRPQSVRAGDFPAESDGLDEEL